The following coding sequences lie in one Candidatus Nitrospira allomarina genomic window:
- the rpiA gene encoding ribose-5-phosphate isomerase RpiA: MPSLSTPLTPDQQKAQAALKALEFIQDGQILGLGTGSTVHHFLTALGQRVQQGLRVRGVPTSQATAAYARQLGIPLLNNDDPWDIDVAVDGADQVDPQLNLIKGGGGALMREKIVANAAQQFIVIVDQAKQVDRLGLPFPLPVEIVPFGWRTTQRHLENLGWPSLLRNRAGQPFLTDNGNYVADLHIPEITDPSAVELSLSQIPGVVECGLFLMMTSLLITGTNEGPVLTRAS, translated from the coding sequence ATGCCATCCTTATCGACGCCATTGACACCCGATCAGCAAAAAGCTCAAGCCGCCCTCAAAGCCCTCGAGTTCATACAAGATGGCCAGATCTTGGGACTCGGCACCGGTTCCACGGTCCATCATTTTTTGACAGCCTTAGGCCAGCGCGTACAACAAGGATTACGAGTCCGTGGGGTGCCAACCTCACAAGCCACAGCAGCTTATGCCAGACAATTGGGCATTCCTTTACTGAACAATGATGACCCCTGGGACATTGATGTGGCGGTAGATGGGGCCGATCAGGTCGACCCCCAACTGAATCTGATTAAAGGTGGAGGGGGGGCGTTAATGCGGGAAAAAATTGTGGCAAACGCAGCTCAGCAATTCATTGTTATTGTGGATCAGGCCAAACAGGTGGACCGTCTTGGACTTCCCTTCCCCCTACCCGTTGAGATCGTGCCATTCGGTTGGCGTACGACACAACGGCATCTTGAGAATCTGGGATGGCCTTCCCTGTTGCGAAATAGAGCCGGCCAGCCATTCCTCACCGACAATGGAAATTATGTGGCAGATCTCCATATTCCTGAAATTACCGACCCCTCCGCGGTCGAATTGTCCCTGAGCCAAATTCCGGGCGTGGTTGAATGCGGGCTCTTCCTGATGATGACATCCCTATTGATTACCGGCACGAATGAGGGTCCCGTGCTCACCCGCGCATCTTGA
- the glk gene encoding glucokinase codes for MILAADVGGTKINLALFDWDKERVKPIREDTVYTADYESFEEVLTEFLEEPASTDTESEEASGDSEALSSEPATPSPLKPLTAACFGVPGPVLNNTCKTTNIPWIIEGDKLAEFLNIPHVRLLNDLEATAYGLRLLQPDEIEDLNPNASSSPLDGTRVLLAAGTGLGESLLLWTGKDYHICPSEGGHADFAPTNDLEIDLLRYLRTSYLHVSYERVLSGPGLHSIYQFLRDTKKNEPTWFAEKLPTGDPTALIAEAGLTGKPEICKEALQIFVSIYGAEAGNMALKTLAMGGVYLGGGIAPKIISALREDTFMKAFLAKGRYKRLLAKIPVRVILNPHTALLGAASVAAGMAG; via the coding sequence GGAACGGGTAAAGCCTATTCGTGAGGACACGGTCTATACGGCTGATTACGAGTCTTTCGAGGAAGTGTTGACCGAATTTCTTGAAGAGCCGGCTTCTACCGACACCGAATCGGAAGAAGCCTCTGGCGACAGTGAGGCCCTTTCGTCTGAACCCGCCACTCCTTCTCCACTGAAACCCCTGACCGCCGCCTGCTTTGGCGTACCGGGACCGGTCTTGAATAATACCTGCAAAACCACAAATATTCCGTGGATTATCGAAGGAGACAAGCTCGCTGAGTTTCTGAATATTCCACATGTCCGTTTATTAAATGATTTGGAGGCTACTGCCTACGGGCTACGGCTCCTTCAACCGGATGAAATCGAGGATCTCAACCCCAACGCCTCTTCTTCCCCACTTGATGGCACGCGGGTCTTATTGGCCGCGGGAACAGGCCTGGGAGAATCGCTCCTCCTCTGGACAGGGAAGGACTACCACATCTGTCCGTCCGAGGGGGGCCACGCCGATTTCGCACCCACCAACGATTTGGAAATCGATCTGCTGCGATATTTGCGAACCAGCTACTTACATGTCAGTTACGAACGGGTTCTTTCCGGCCCCGGTCTCCATAGCATTTATCAATTTCTCCGGGACACCAAGAAAAACGAGCCCACCTGGTTTGCCGAAAAGCTCCCAACCGGGGATCCGACCGCATTGATTGCGGAAGCCGGACTGACAGGCAAACCAGAAATTTGTAAAGAGGCCCTGCAGATCTTCGTCTCTATTTACGGGGCCGAAGCCGGCAATATGGCACTCAAAACTCTGGCCATGGGTGGCGTTTATCTTGGTGGGGGCATTGCTCCAAAAATCATATCCGCGTTACGGGAAGACACCTTCATGAAAGCCTTTCTGGCGAAGGGCCGGTACAAACGATTATTGGCCAAGATTCCCGTTCGGGTGATTTTGAATCCCCATACCGCATTGCTCGGAGCGGCGTCGGTCGCTGCAGGCATGGCTGGCTAA